In one Gemmatimonadota bacterium genomic region, the following are encoded:
- a CDS encoding S9 family peptidase yields MRLVFLWLILPAIVTAQTPAKRRLVQGDLYRIKDVGGPVVSPDGQWVAYTVTTADSAKDKRNADVYMVSWDGTRTVQLTSSPDGESGPKWSPDNRYLSFLSGRGDSDKGAQLWLLDRLGGEAVKVTDQKSGIDDYEWSPDGKRLVFVIQDPDPDTTKSADKKVPKPIEIDRWDFKRDYVGYVGPRRNHLYLFDLATRKIEQLTRGDFDDAQPGWSPDGREIVFSSKRATGSDRNDNSDLYAIEARIGAEPKQLTTYIGNDGSRGGGSYGPDGKWIVYLRGGDPKYWAYGNPRVAVIPAGGGEPRILTETLDRNAGDPAWSADGRFIYFTYDDDRTGPLARISLATGAIERLSKGPSGVGSPSVAGAKIAVSFSSPTEPNEISAFENGTFRRLSRHNDSLMATIDLGEARGIESKSKDGTVVGSMLYLPPDYRPGQKLPLALHIHGGPFGQDGYDFDLMRRVFAAKGYAVLAPNYRGSSGRGEAFSRAIFADWGNKEVMDLLGAVDDVIARGIADPERLVLGGWSYGGILTDYTIASDTRFKAGVSGAGSALQLSMYGSDQYIYQYEQELGAPWKNPEAWMKVSYPFFKADRIKTPTMFMGGEKDFNVPIIGSEQMYQALKTNGIDTKLVVFPGMFHGPSAPSQRIEIMNRFLGWWEKYVKPMVP; encoded by the coding sequence ATGAGACTCGTTTTTCTCTGGTTGATCCTGCCGGCCATCGTGACGGCCCAGACCCCGGCCAAGCGACGGCTGGTTCAGGGCGATCTCTACCGAATCAAGGACGTTGGCGGCCCGGTGGTATCACCAGACGGCCAGTGGGTGGCCTATACGGTCACGACCGCCGACTCGGCCAAGGACAAACGCAATGCGGATGTGTACATGGTCAGTTGGGATGGAACCCGCACGGTGCAACTGACGTCGTCGCCCGACGGCGAGTCGGGTCCGAAGTGGAGCCCTGATAACCGATACCTCAGTTTCTTGAGCGGCCGGGGCGATAGCGACAAGGGCGCCCAGCTATGGCTCCTCGACCGCCTCGGTGGTGAAGCGGTCAAGGTGACCGATCAGAAGAGCGGAATCGACGACTATGAATGGTCCCCGGACGGGAAACGGCTGGTGTTCGTGATCCAAGACCCCGACCCGGACACCACGAAATCGGCCGACAAGAAGGTTCCGAAGCCGATCGAGATCGACCGGTGGGATTTCAAGCGGGACTATGTCGGATATGTCGGACCTCGGCGCAACCATCTCTACTTGTTCGACCTTGCCACCCGGAAGATCGAACAGCTCACCCGGGGCGACTTTGACGACGCCCAGCCGGGCTGGTCACCGGACGGCCGGGAGATCGTCTTTTCGAGCAAGCGGGCGACCGGAAGCGACCGGAACGACAACTCGGATCTCTACGCCATCGAGGCGCGGATCGGGGCCGAACCGAAGCAGTTGACCACCTACATCGGCAACGACGGCAGTCGAGGCGGAGGGAGCTACGGCCCGGATGGCAAATGGATCGTCTATCTCCGGGGCGGTGATCCGAAGTACTGGGCCTACGGAAATCCCCGGGTGGCGGTCATTCCGGCCGGCGGCGGCGAACCCCGGATTCTGACCGAGACGCTCGATCGGAATGCCGGAGATCCGGCCTGGTCGGCCGACGGGCGATTTATCTATTTCACCTATGATGACGACCGTACCGGCCCCCTGGCCCGGATCAGCCTCGCGACTGGGGCCATCGAACGGCTGAGCAAGGGTCCGAGTGGCGTGGGTTCGCCGTCAGTGGCCGGGGCGAAAATCGCCGTGTCCTTCAGCTCGCCCACGGAACCAAACGAAATCTCCGCTTTCGAGAACGGGACTTTCCGTCGTCTGTCCCGCCACAACGATTCCCTGATGGCGACGATCGACCTCGGCGAGGCTCGGGGGATCGAATCGAAGAGTAAGGACGGGACGGTGGTCGGCAGTATGCTGTATCTGCCGCCTGATTATCGGCCGGGCCAGAAACTCCCGCTGGCGCTCCACATCCACGGCGGTCCGTTCGGCCAGGATGGCTATGACTTCGATCTGATGCGCCGAGTGTTCGCCGCCAAAGGCTACGCGGTCCTCGCGCCCAATTACCGGGGCAGCTCCGGTCGCGGCGAAGCCTTCAGCCGCGCCATTTTTGCCGATTGGGGCAACAAGGAAGTGATGGACCTCCTCGGCGCGGTCGACGATGTCATTGCCCGGGGAATTGCGGACCCCGAGCGGCTGGTGCTGGGTGGCTGGAGCTACGGCGGCATCCTGACCGACTATACGATTGCCTCGGACACCCGCTTCAAAGCCGGCGTGAGCGGGGCCGGGAGCGCGCTCCAACTCTCGATGTACGGCAGCGATCAGTACATCTACCAGTACGAGCAAGAGCTCGGCGCGCCGTGGAAGAACCCGGAGGCGTGGATGAAGGTGTCCTACCCTTTCTTCAAAGCCGACCGGATCAAAACGCCGACGATGTTCATGGGGGGCGAGAAGGATTTCAACGTCCCGATCATCGGGTCGGAGCAGATGTATCAGGCCCTCAAGACCAACGGGATCGACACCAAACTGGTGGTGTTTCCCGGCATGTTCCACGGGCCGAGCGCCCCGAGCCAGCGGATCGAGATCATGAATCGGTTCTTGGGTTGGTGGGAAAAGTATGTCAAGCCGATGGTACCCTAG
- a CDS encoding CocE/NonD family hydrolase translates to MRRDMLLSVVLLFVTDPLPAQSTRSDYIQRTEMIRMRDGTKLYTEIFTPATRSGPLPVLIERTPYNARQVGPRLANRYQLLADEGYIFVFQDIRGKYQSEGTFMMIRPPRDPKRGETVDEGTDTNDTIDWVLANVPGHNGRAGMVGISYGGWLTMMALVEPHPALKAASPQASPDDMYLGDDFHHNGAFRLSYGFEYVANLEAGRISEPFKFDRFDTFEWFLRLGGLANVDQRYFQGKRPTWTDFESHPNFDDFWQRRKVRPVFANKPVTVPTLTVAGWWDQEDFYGPLTIYRAMEPNDTKGINHLVIGPWNHGGWSRGDGNRLGPIQFGSNTAAWFRETVEAPWFAYWLKDKGKLDLPEALTFRPGANQWQRHETWPPRQSVTSKQLYFQAAGGLSWSKPTAPAAFDSYVSDPARPVPYRQRPITPLYGGPVASTWPIWQVDDQRHSHLRPDVLSFETEPLTDAVTLSGDVMAKLFASTTGTDADWIVKLIDVYPNDYPADPKMGGYQLMIAGDVFRARFRASYERPAAVVANQVTPYTIDLHGADYTFLKGHRIMVQVQSTWFPLIDRNPQKFVPNIYRAKDADFMSATQRIFRSGRYPSHLDVSVVTP, encoded by the coding sequence ATGCGCCGGGACATGCTGCTCTCTGTAGTTTTGCTCTTCGTTACCGACCCACTCCCAGCCCAGTCCACTCGCTCAGACTACATCCAGCGGACGGAAATGATTCGGATGCGGGACGGGACCAAGCTCTACACGGAAATTTTCACCCCCGCTACCCGATCGGGCCCGCTGCCAGTCCTGATCGAGCGAACTCCGTACAATGCCCGCCAGGTCGGGCCCCGGCTGGCAAACCGTTATCAGTTGCTGGCCGACGAGGGCTACATTTTCGTGTTCCAGGACATTCGGGGGAAGTACCAGTCCGAGGGAACGTTCATGATGATCCGGCCGCCCCGCGACCCGAAACGCGGCGAGACGGTCGACGAGGGCACCGATACCAACGACACCATTGATTGGGTTCTGGCCAATGTGCCCGGGCACAACGGCCGAGCCGGGATGGTCGGCATTTCGTACGGTGGTTGGCTCACCATGATGGCCCTGGTCGAGCCCCACCCGGCGCTCAAGGCGGCCTCACCGCAAGCCTCGCCAGACGACATGTACCTGGGCGACGACTTTCACCACAACGGGGCGTTTCGGTTGAGCTATGGCTTCGAATACGTGGCCAACCTGGAAGCTGGGCGGATCAGTGAGCCCTTCAAGTTCGACCGGTTCGACACCTTCGAATGGTTCCTCCGGTTGGGTGGGCTCGCCAACGTGGACCAGCGCTACTTCCAGGGCAAACGCCCCACCTGGACCGACTTTGAAAGCCACCCGAACTTCGACGACTTTTGGCAGCGGCGCAAAGTTCGACCGGTGTTCGCGAACAAACCCGTCACGGTTCCAACCCTGACGGTGGCCGGGTGGTGGGACCAGGAAGACTTCTACGGCCCCCTGACGATTTACCGGGCCATGGAGCCCAATGACACCAAGGGCATCAATCATCTGGTGATCGGCCCATGGAACCACGGGGGATGGTCTCGCGGTGATGGGAATCGCCTCGGGCCGATTCAGTTCGGGAGCAACACCGCCGCCTGGTTCCGGGAAACAGTCGAGGCGCCCTGGTTTGCGTATTGGCTCAAAGACAAAGGCAAGCTGGATCTTCCTGAGGCGTTGACGTTTCGGCCCGGCGCCAATCAATGGCAGCGGCACGAGACCTGGCCGCCGCGCCAGAGCGTGACGTCGAAGCAGCTCTACTTTCAAGCGGCCGGCGGTTTGTCGTGGAGCAAGCCCACGGCACCGGCTGCCTTCGACAGCTACGTTTCCGACCCGGCTCGTCCGGTGCCCTATCGGCAGCGGCCCATTACCCCGCTGTACGGAGGTCCGGTGGCCTCGACGTGGCCGATCTGGCAGGTGGACGATCAGCGCCACAGCCACCTTCGACCCGATGTCTTGAGTTTTGAGACTGAGCCGTTAACGGACGCGGTTACCCTGAGCGGGGATGTGATGGCCAAGCTCTTCGCTTCGACAACGGGGACCGACGCGGACTGGATCGTCAAGTTGATCGACGTCTATCCGAACGATTACCCCGCCGACCCGAAGATGGGTGGCTACCAACTGATGATCGCGGGGGACGTATTCCGGGCCAGGTTCCGGGCCAGCTACGAGCGGCCGGCCGCCGTCGTGGCCAACCAAGTCACCCCCTACACCATCGACCTCCACGGCGCCGACTACACCTTCCTCAAGGGCCATCGAATCATGGTTCAGGTCCAAAGTACGTGGTTTCCGCTGATCGACCGAAACCCGCAGAAGTTCGTGCCCAATATCTATCGCGCCAAGGACGCCGATTTCATGTCGGCGACGCAGCGGATTTTTCGATCCGGGCGGTACCCATCCCATCTCGACGTGTCGGTGGTGACGCCATGA
- a CDS encoding FAD-binding protein, whose protein sequence is MHLPAELLTELTELLQDRFTVAPAIREHHGQGEAYPGVYPPDGVVFPVTTDEVSRIAAACSRHRVPMVPWGAGTSLEGHVSAVRGGITVDLSQMNKLVRLSVEDLDVTVEAGVTRKQLNEELKGTGLAFFIDPGADATLGGMASTRASGTTAVRYGTMRENVLGLTVVLADGRIIRTGGRARKSSAGYDLTRLFVGAEGTLGIITEVTLRLHGIPAAMAAAVCPFADLAGAVNSVISIIQLGIPVARVELLDEAYMAAVTKYSGLSYQAVPTLFFEFHGGSDRNVAEDAETVREIVTQNGGSDFQWATDEASRAKLWKARHEAYFAGLAMRPGARPLITDVCVPISRLAECILETKKDAEGSPMLGAILGHVGDGNFHVGYLIDPANPAEAAEAHRLNDRMVARAIAMGGTCTGEHGIGMGKRASLVKEQGAGVAVMRQIKQALDPDGLMNPGKIFED, encoded by the coding sequence ATGCATCTCCCGGCCGAATTACTGACCGAGCTGACCGAGTTACTGCAGGACCGATTCACCGTTGCGCCGGCGATTCGGGAGCACCACGGACAGGGCGAAGCCTACCCTGGCGTCTATCCACCGGACGGAGTCGTGTTTCCGGTTACCACGGACGAAGTGAGCCGGATCGCGGCGGCTTGCAGCCGTCATCGAGTCCCCATGGTCCCGTGGGGCGCCGGTACCTCGCTCGAGGGGCACGTCTCGGCCGTTCGTGGCGGGATCACCGTCGACCTTTCCCAGATGAACAAACTGGTCCGCCTGTCCGTCGAGGACCTCGACGTGACGGTGGAGGCCGGGGTCACCCGGAAGCAGCTCAATGAGGAACTCAAAGGAACCGGCCTCGCCTTCTTCATCGACCCTGGCGCCGACGCCACGCTCGGAGGGATGGCGTCGACCCGGGCCTCGGGTACGACGGCCGTCCGGTACGGGACGATGCGGGAGAATGTCCTCGGTTTGACGGTGGTGCTGGCGGACGGGCGAATCATCCGGACCGGCGGGCGGGCCCGGAAGTCATCGGCTGGATACGACCTGACCCGGCTCTTCGTGGGCGCCGAAGGCACGTTGGGGATCATCACCGAAGTGACGCTCCGTTTGCACGGGATTCCGGCCGCCATGGCCGCGGCGGTCTGTCCGTTTGCCGATCTGGCCGGGGCCGTCAACAGCGTGATCTCGATCATTCAGCTCGGGATCCCAGTGGCCCGGGTCGAACTGCTCGACGAGGCGTACATGGCCGCGGTCACCAAGTATTCCGGGTTGTCGTATCAGGCGGTGCCGACCCTCTTCTTCGAGTTTCACGGCGGGTCGGACCGGAACGTGGCTGAAGATGCCGAGACCGTGCGGGAGATCGTGACACAAAACGGGGGTTCGGACTTCCAGTGGGCCACTGACGAGGCGTCTCGTGCCAAGCTCTGGAAGGCCCGCCATGAAGCGTACTTTGCCGGCTTGGCCATGCGCCCCGGGGCCCGGCCATTGATCACCGACGTGTGCGTTCCGATCTCTCGATTGGCCGAGTGTATCCTCGAGACCAAGAAAGATGCCGAGGGATCACCGATGCTGGGTGCGATTCTCGGGCATGTCGGGGACGGGAATTTCCATGTTGGCTACTTGATCGACCCGGCCAATCCGGCCGAGGCGGCCGAGGCCCACCGGCTCAACGACCGGATGGTTGCCAGGGCCATTGCCATGGGTGGCACGTGCACCGGCGAGCATGGAATCGGGATGGGCAAACGGGCCTCGCTGGTGAAGGAGCAGGGGGCGGGCGTCGCCGTGATGCGCCAAATCAAACAGGCGCTGGACCCCGACGGGCTGATGAATCCCGGAAAGATCTTCGAGGACTGA
- a CDS encoding glycosyltransferase, with product MFWFAVIILVLSGLIALEAVIGNSRIERLRNLQCRAAGPGPKVSIVVAARDEERHIETAMRSMLTQDYPDYEIVAVDDRSTDQTGPILDRLAAEDRRFRAVHVTDLLPGWLGKNHALQVGADQSSGEWILFTDADIHLNPTALGRAIRFADERGIDHLAIAPNLILPGLLLEGFGVFFLWSFLLFAKPWKARDPKSWFHVGVGAFNLVRRSAYRAVDGHRPIRLRPDDDLKLGKILKRAGFRQDALSGQGLISVEWYHSLREMIPAFEKNMFAGIEYNIMLSLIGGVVQLAAGVVPVVALFFTSGMTQLLLGVQVALSLAIFIKLARSIDTRATVALIYPVVVLLFVYILWRTMVVNLATGGIQWRGTFYSLRELKANRI from the coding sequence ATGTTCTGGTTTGCCGTGATCATTTTGGTCTTGAGTGGGTTGATTGCGCTCGAGGCGGTGATCGGCAACTCGCGGATCGAGCGGCTCCGCAACCTGCAGTGCCGGGCCGCCGGGCCGGGCCCCAAGGTCTCGATCGTGGTGGCGGCCCGGGACGAAGAGCGGCACATCGAAACCGCCATGCGATCGATGCTGACGCAGGACTATCCCGACTACGAGATCGTTGCCGTCGACGACCGATCCACTGACCAGACCGGACCGATCCTGGACCGGCTGGCCGCGGAGGACCGCCGGTTCCGGGCGGTCCATGTGACCGATCTTCTTCCTGGGTGGCTCGGGAAGAATCACGCGCTTCAGGTTGGGGCGGACCAGTCGTCGGGCGAGTGGATTCTCTTTACCGACGCCGACATTCACCTCAACCCGACGGCGTTGGGCCGGGCCATTCGGTTTGCCGACGAACGAGGCATCGATCATCTCGCCATCGCGCCGAACCTGATTCTTCCGGGTCTCTTGCTCGAGGGGTTCGGGGTCTTTTTCCTCTGGTCGTTTCTCTTGTTTGCGAAGCCGTGGAAGGCGCGGGATCCGAAGAGTTGGTTCCATGTCGGGGTTGGCGCGTTTAACCTGGTTCGACGGTCCGCCTACCGGGCGGTGGACGGCCATCGACCGATCCGGCTCCGTCCTGATGACGACCTCAAGCTGGGTAAGATTCTCAAGCGGGCCGGGTTTCGGCAAGATGCCTTAAGCGGCCAAGGTCTCATCAGCGTCGAATGGTACCACTCACTTCGCGAGATGATTCCGGCGTTCGAGAAGAACATGTTTGCCGGGATCGAATACAACATTATGTTGTCGTTGATCGGCGGGGTGGTCCAGCTGGCAGCGGGGGTTGTTCCGGTGGTGGCGCTCTTCTTCACGAGCGGAATGACCCAACTCCTGCTCGGGGTCCAGGTGGCCCTGAGCCTCGCCATCTTCATCAAGCTGGCTCGCTCGATCGACACCCGGGCCACCGTGGCTCTGATCTATCCGGTCGTGGTGCTTCTCTTCGTGTACATTTTGTGGCGGACCATGGTCGTCAACCTGGCGACCGGCGGCATTCAATGGCGGGGGACGTTTTACTCCCTGCGCGAACTCAAGGCCAATCGCATATGA
- a CDS encoding CocE/NonD family hydrolase, with the protein MMYPIVLALLAGQAGPADYERSVSAIPMRDGVKLNTVVWRPKVAPTPLPILLVRTPYDAESTCRGELAGYPTMVRDQYLIVCQDLRGKFGSEGTFVMIRPTRKPGDTAGIDETTDAYDTIDWLVKHVPNNNGRVGMHGISYDGWTTMMALLDPHPALKAASPQASPDDMFLGDDFSHNGAFRLSYGFEYVAAVDGQRFTPFAFDRLDTYEWFLRLGGLGNVDGTYFHRNKPAWSDFAAHATFDDYWKSRKVTRHISKVTVPTLTVAGWWDQEDFFGPLTIYDKMESLDTKGLNYLVVGPWNHGGWAGSSTDGESLGPIAFGSKTSSFFRDSVEAPWFAYWLKDQGKLDLPEALTFRPGANRWQRHESWPPKTGVAQRRLFLGPNGSLSWSRPTTSAGVDRYVSDPARPVPYRARPIVPLYGNAPPSTWPLWQVDDQRHSHLRPDVLSFETAPLDRDVTISGKIAAKLFASTTGTDADWVVKLIDVYPEEYPANPKMGGYQLMVVGDVVRGRFLKSFEKPAPLVPNQVNQYPIDLHAADYTFLAGHRIMVQVQSTWFPLIDRNPQRFVPNIFEAKDRDYQSATHRIFRSARYPSHIEVSVVEP; encoded by the coding sequence ATGATGTATCCAATTGTTCTTGCCCTGCTGGCCGGGCAGGCCGGCCCGGCCGACTATGAGCGGAGCGTCTCGGCGATCCCGATGCGGGACGGGGTCAAGCTCAATACGGTAGTCTGGCGGCCCAAGGTGGCGCCGACCCCGCTTCCGATTCTGCTCGTCCGGACGCCCTACGATGCAGAGTCGACCTGTCGCGGCGAATTAGCGGGCTATCCCACGATGGTTCGCGACCAATACCTGATTGTCTGCCAGGACCTTCGGGGCAAATTCGGATCCGAAGGCACCTTTGTGATGATTCGTCCGACCCGGAAGCCCGGTGACACCGCTGGTATCGACGAGACGACCGACGCCTACGACACGATCGATTGGCTGGTCAAACACGTCCCGAACAACAACGGGCGGGTGGGGATGCACGGGATCTCATACGACGGGTGGACCACGATGATGGCCCTGCTCGATCCGCATCCGGCGTTGAAGGCGGCGTCGCCCCAGGCCTCGCCGGACGACATGTTCTTGGGCGACGACTTCAGTCACAACGGCGCGTTTCGGTTGAGCTACGGATTTGAATATGTCGCGGCGGTAGACGGGCAGCGCTTTACGCCGTTCGCATTCGATCGGCTCGATACCTACGAGTGGTTCCTACGCCTGGGAGGCCTTGGGAACGTCGACGGGACGTACTTCCACCGAAACAAACCGGCCTGGTCCGACTTTGCCGCCCACGCCACCTTCGACGACTACTGGAAGTCCCGGAAGGTGACCCGCCACATTTCCAAGGTGACCGTGCCGACCCTCACGGTGGCCGGGTGGTGGGATCAGGAAGACTTCTTTGGTCCGCTCACGATCTATGACAAAATGGAGTCGCTCGACACCAAGGGCCTGAACTACTTGGTCGTCGGTCCGTGGAACCACGGCGGGTGGGCCGGCAGCTCGACGGACGGCGAATCCCTCGGACCCATCGCATTCGGGTCCAAGACCAGTTCCTTCTTCCGGGACTCGGTCGAGGCCCCATGGTTCGCGTATTGGCTCAAGGACCAAGGCAAACTCGATTTGCCCGAGGCCCTCACCTTCCGACCGGGGGCCAACCGCTGGCAGCGCCACGAATCCTGGCCTCCGAAGACCGGCGTGGCCCAGCGCCGGTTGTTCCTTGGACCGAACGGATCGTTGAGTTGGAGTCGGCCCACCACCTCCGCCGGCGTCGACCGGTATGTCTCCGATCCAGCGCGGCCAGTGCCCTATCGGGCCCGGCCCATTGTCCCGCTCTACGGCAACGCCCCCCCTTCAACCTGGCCCTTGTGGCAGGTGGACGACCAGCGTCACAGCCACCTTCGGCCCGACGTGCTGTCATTCGAAACCGCACCACTTGACCGAGACGTCACGATTTCCGGAAAGATCGCCGCGAAACTCTTTGCGTCGACCACTGGAACCGATGCGGACTGGGTCGTCAAATTGATCGACGTCTACCCGGAGGAGTACCCGGCCAACCCCAAGATGGGTGGCTACCAGCTGATGGTCGTCGGCGACGTGGTCCGGGGCCGGTTCCTGAAGAGTTTCGAGAAACCGGCGCCGCTGGTGCCGAACCAGGTCAATCAGTACCCGATCGATCTCCACGCGGCCGACTATACGTTCTTGGCGGGCCACCGCATCATGGTTCAAGTGCAAAGCACCTGGTTTCCGCTGATCGACCGGAACCCCCAACGTTTCGTACCCAACATCTTCGAAGCGAAGGATCGCGACTACCAATCGGCGACCCACCGGATCTTTCGGTCGGCACGGTACCCGTCCCACATCGAAGTGTCGGTGGTGGAGCCCTGA
- a CDS encoding MerR family transcriptional regulator, translated as MTLSLDNPVYPVRIVLRRTGLTAELLRAWERRYAVVHPGRTQGGQRLYSEADVDRLLLLKRATVYGHSIGRVAQLTNEEVAGLLETAPQFAVTKPTDVASDYSASIRQRGLEALGWMDGGTLDALLRQAAVRMGPVAFAEQLVVPLVREIGDLWHQGKLRIVQEHLATATIRHVMSNLLAFTVTAPTAPVFIAATTSGQHHEIGALLAAAIAAGEGWRAVYLGADLPGEEIAIAAERLRARAVGVSIVYRAEDSAIELDLRALSQALGTRTPVFVGGEAARRHRTLLDQLHLRPIDSFDALRVELSRVSGG; from the coding sequence ATGACGCTAAGCTTGGACAACCCCGTATACCCGGTTCGAATCGTCCTCCGGCGAACCGGCCTGACCGCCGAACTGCTCCGGGCCTGGGAGCGACGGTATGCGGTCGTACACCCCGGCCGAACCCAGGGTGGCCAACGGCTCTACTCGGAAGCGGACGTTGACCGCCTCCTGCTGCTCAAACGGGCCACCGTCTACGGTCATTCGATTGGGCGAGTCGCCCAGCTCACCAACGAGGAAGTTGCGGGGCTCTTGGAGACGGCACCCCAGTTCGCGGTAACCAAACCGACCGACGTGGCGTCCGACTACTCCGCGTCGATTCGCCAGCGCGGGTTGGAGGCGCTCGGTTGGATGGACGGGGGAACGCTGGACGCCTTGCTACGCCAAGCCGCCGTCCGGATGGGCCCGGTCGCGTTTGCGGAACAACTCGTGGTTCCCTTGGTTCGGGAAATCGGCGATCTCTGGCATCAGGGAAAACTCCGAATCGTTCAGGAGCACCTGGCCACTGCCACGATTCGACATGTCATGAGCAACCTGCTCGCCTTCACGGTGACCGCGCCCACCGCCCCGGTGTTCATCGCGGCCACCACCTCGGGGCAGCACCATGAAATCGGCGCCCTGCTTGCCGCCGCTATCGCGGCGGGCGAAGGTTGGCGGGCCGTCTATCTCGGAGCTGATCTTCCAGGCGAGGAAATCGCCATCGCGGCCGAACGGCTTCGGGCCCGCGCAGTCGGCGTCAGTATCGTCTACAGGGCCGAGGATTCCGCGATCGAACTGGACCTCCGGGCGTTAAGCCAGGCCTTGGGAACCCGGACCCCGGTGTTCGTCGGGGGCGAAGCCGCCCGGCGCCACCGCACCCTCCTCGACCAACTGCACCTCCGGCCGATCGACAGCTTCGACGCGCTGCGGGTCGAGCTCAGTCGGGTGTCCGGGGGCTGA